From the genome of Candidatus Zixiibacteriota bacterium:
GGCGAGTCGGCCCGAGCTAATGCGGACTGCTGAGGATGAAATTCGCCAGGCGCTCCGGCGCCTGCGCGGCGTCAAGTACAGCGACGACGATGACTTTGCCATTTTTACCCAGGAATCCCTTCTCGACTCGTACAGCCAACTGACCATCGGCATCTGGATTGCCATGATGGTCATTGCGTCGGTCGGCTTGCTGGTCGGCGGCATTGGCGTACTCAACATCATGCTGGTGTCTGTCACCGAACGCACCCGTGAAATCGGCGTCCGCAAGGCGATCGGCGCGAAACGTGCCAACATCTTCTCCCAGTTCCTTGTCGAGGCGATGACGCTGTCCGGCACCGGCGGGGCCATCGGGATCGTGTTCGGCCTGCTGATTGCGTTTGTAATATCCGCCGTCTCGCCGCTGCCGATGGTGGTACCGTTCCTCTGGATTCTCATCAGTTTTACCATCTCGGCCGGAGTCGGCCTGCTGGCGGGTATCATCCCGGCCCTGCGGGCAGCCTCTGTCGACCCCATCGTCAGCCTGCGCTACGAATAATTGCTCGACTGCCCGGATTGCGGCAAATCGCGGCCAGAGGCGATGCGGCCACTGAACAGTGTGACCGGGGAGCGCGTATAAATTGTGCTTGCCGTCGTCTTTGAACGTCGTAGGTTTTGTGGAGAATCGAGCTTGTTATGACCAGACTATTGACCGCCATGCTTCTCCTCGGCGCGTTGCTCGGGACCGCCGTGACGCCGGCCCGGTGTGAGGGAATCGAGGATATCAATCTCGACCGTTCCAAGTTCTTCATGGACCACGCCGTCTTCGCCGACACCGGCGGCGCAAACCGGCTTGAAGTCTACTACAAGGTTTTCAACGACGGCCTCAATTACGTCAAGAAGGGCGACAAGTACATCGCCAACTATGAGATCAACGTCATCGTACTCGGCGAGCACGATCTGCAGGTCACCGGTCGCTCGGTGGAACGCACCTACGTCCTCGACAGCTATGAACTGACCAAATCCGATGAGGGCTTCTTGATCAACCAACTGGTTCTGCCGATTCCGCCGGGCAATTACCAGTTGGTCTGCAAACTGATCGACCACAACTCCAACGACGTCCAGACGATCGAGGGCAACGTTGTGAGCCATCCCTATCGGCTGGGACGCGACCTCTCGGATATTCAATTCATCCAGGAATTCAACGCGATTGATCCCAGTTCGCCCTTCAACAAGCACGGTCTGGCTGCCGTGCCGGCCGTCGAGCGCGCCATTGATGCGGAGGAACAGAAGCTGGGCTTCTATCTGGAGATTTATGCCGCTGATTTTCTCGGTCAGCAGGTCAATTTGCACTACGAAGTCAAAGCCAAACGCGCGGAATTCAATACCGAGAAGGACAATCCGATCACGATTGATACGACCGTCATGGGGATCCAGCAATTCATCGACTTGCACGACCTCGTGCCCGGCGATTACAGCCTCAAGGTGAAGTTGGAAGCCGATGGCGAAACCGTTTCGGAACGCGAAGTGCGTTTCCACATCAAATGGTCGCTGCACTCGCTGCTGCGCAATGACTTTGGCTACGCTGTGACACAGCTCAAGTACGTCATTCAGAAGGACGAGCGCAAAAAGCTCGAGCAAACCCCCGATTCTCTGCGCGAGCAAGCCTTTGAGGAATGGTGGAAGTCCAAAGACCCGACCCCCGGCACGCCCGAGAACGAATTTCGGGATGAGTACTACCGGCGCATTCGCTATTCCAACCAGTACTACTCGACCGTCAATCGGGAAGGCTGGCAGACCGACCGCGGCTCGATCTATATCCGATACGGCGCGCCGGATGACATCGACAACCATCCGTTCGAGCTGGGCAGTAAACCGTACCAGGTCTGGTACTACTTCACCCAGCGGCGAACTTTCGTTTTTGAAGATTCTCGCGGCGATGGCGATTACCAGTTGCAGTATCCGTATGACGGCGACTGGCGCAGTCGCGGCACACTCGGCCCGTAGCGGCCGGTGGAGGAGTGGGAGTTACCATGAAATGTTTTCTGTGGGCATTTTGGCTACTGCTGGCGGCGGCTTCGCTCCAGGCTCAATCGCCGTCCGATCCCATCCGCGTCTGGGCCGATGGGAGTTCTTATGCTTACTTCCAGGACAGCTCGCGCAGCTACGTCGAAGTTTATTGCGCCGTGCGCCGCGCCGACTTCCAATTTGAGGTCGACAGCGCCTATTACACCGCTCTGGCTCTGCTCTATGTCGAGGCGCGCGATCATCATGGCGTCGTGGTTGACTCCAGCTCGAAATTGATCCCGATGGGCGTCAAATTTCTGGAGGACGCCTACAAGAAGGACGTGCGCATCTTCGAGATTCTGCCGCTGCTCCTGCCGGGTGGCAACTACAACATCAAAGTGACGGCGGTCGATTACAAGACGAAGCGCAGCGGGCTGGCGACGTTCGAAATCGCGGTGCGGGATTTTTCCACCAAGAATTTCATGATGTCCGACCTCGAATTGGCTTACGCGATCGACACCCTGCAGGTCGACTCGCCCGGCTTCGACCCGCTCTCGTCGTTGATCAAGGCCAATCGCCTGATTCTTCCCAACCCGAACCGCTACTTCTCCAACGATGATTCCTTGCTCTACTTCTATGCCGAACTTTACAACTTGGCGCCCGGGAGCGGCGAAGGCGGCGACTTTGAAGTCAAAGTCACGCTGCGCGACAACTACGGTTATGATGTCCGCGAATATCCGGCACGCCGGCGACACAAGCCCGGCACCACCGCCGTCCTGATGGATATGATCAATATCGCCGGTATTACCGGTGGATCGTACGAGGTCAACGTCACTGTCGAAGACCTGGCGACCAGCAACAAATCCAACGCAACCAAAGAATTCCTGGTCATCTACAATTTTGACCAGCTGGCTCCGACGCAGATTATTGAAGGGCAATTTACGCAGGCCGACGCCGACCTGATGGAAAGTGTCATCAAGTATATCACCACCAAGGAAGAGAAATCACTCTATCGGGATCTCGATCTCGAAGGCAAGAAGAACTTCCTGGCGCAATTCTGGGAACGCAAGAACCCTGCACCCGGCTCCAAGGTCAACGTCTTCAAGAACGAGATCTTTCGCCGCTTCGCCTATGCCAACCAATACTACTCGACGTCGTTGGTCAATCGCACCGATGGCTGGAAAACCGACCGCGGCCGCATCTACATCACCTACGGCCAGCCGGATAACGTCGAACGCAATCCCTCCTCGATGGGGCAAAAGCCCTTCGAGAAGTGGTACTACGACCGCCTTCCGGACCAGGCCGGCGGCGACTACTGTCTCTTCGTCGATCTCGACGGTTATGGCAACTACCGGCTCGTTCATGCGACGATCAAGGGCGAGATTCAGAATCCGGAATGGGAAGAAAATCTCGAGAAAGAGCAGATTCGTTAATCGCCGCCTTGGCGGCCTTCATTGCGGCGGTCCTCGGGATCGCCGCTTTTGTTTGTGATCCGCCCCGTGGCCGGCTATCTTGACCTGACGTGAACAACCCAGGAACATCCCCGCGGCGGAGACATTTCTTGCTGACTATCGCTGTCGTTCTGATCATAGCCTACGTCATCATCGCGGCTGCAGCGTTCCTGATGCAGAAGCAGATGATCTATCACCCCAACCGCATGGTGGTGGGCGACCCTCTCGCCGCCGGCTTGAAGT
Proteins encoded in this window:
- a CDS encoding GWxTD domain-containing protein → MTRLLTAMLLLGALLGTAVTPARCEGIEDINLDRSKFFMDHAVFADTGGANRLEVYYKVFNDGLNYVKKGDKYIANYEINVIVLGEHDLQVTGRSVERTYVLDSYELTKSDEGFLINQLVLPIPPGNYQLVCKLIDHNSNDVQTIEGNVVSHPYRLGRDLSDIQFIQEFNAIDPSSPFNKHGLAAVPAVERAIDAEEQKLGFYLEIYAADFLGQQVNLHYEVKAKRAEFNTEKDNPITIDTTVMGIQQFIDLHDLVPGDYSLKVKLEADGETVSEREVRFHIKWSLHSLLRNDFGYAVTQLKYVIQKDERKKLEQTPDSLREQAFEEWWKSKDPTPGTPENEFRDEYYRRIRYSNQYYSTVNREGWQTDRGSIYIRYGAPDDIDNHPFELGSKPYQVWYYFTQRRTFVFEDSRGDGDYQLQYPYDGDWRSRGTLGP
- a CDS encoding GWxTD domain-containing protein, coding for MKCFLWAFWLLLAAASLQAQSPSDPIRVWADGSSYAYFQDSSRSYVEVYCAVRRADFQFEVDSAYYTALALLYVEARDHHGVVVDSSSKLIPMGVKFLEDAYKKDVRIFEILPLLLPGGNYNIKVTAVDYKTKRSGLATFEIAVRDFSTKNFMMSDLELAYAIDTLQVDSPGFDPLSSLIKANRLILPNPNRYFSNDDSLLYFYAELYNLAPGSGEGGDFEVKVTLRDNYGYDVREYPARRRHKPGTTAVLMDMINIAGITGGSYEVNVTVEDLATSNKSNATKEFLVIYNFDQLAPTQIIEGQFTQADADLMESVIKYITTKEEKSLYRDLDLEGKKNFLAQFWERKNPAPGSKVNVFKNEIFRRFAYANQYYSTSLVNRTDGWKTDRGRIYITYGQPDNVERNPSSMGQKPFEKWYYDRLPDQAGGDYCLFVDLDGYGNYRLVHATIKGEIQNPEWEENLEKEQIR